In the genome of Diachasmimorpha longicaudata isolate KC_UGA_2023 chromosome 19, iyDiaLong2, whole genome shotgun sequence, one region contains:
- the LOC135171308 gene encoding zinc finger and BTB domain-containing protein 43-like isoform X1, whose translation MDNQICLKWNSFLNNIATSFESLWEEEGLVDVTLASDGQCLTAHKVILSASSPFFKKVFQANPCQHPVIILQDVHFTELEALLIFIYKGEVNIEEKKLSALLKAAETLQIRGLSGNDSLAKDVCTKLTDLGPPILEKVIQNAGEEVPKRKKKKVDKGNDSSILETALTPKRPRSMSMSDTSSSEKSNKDMDMDHLTANAVYDPLEMKIEPFEVNLEDLEKTDTEDVERNRLDPTSPNDTQGTSSMPSVTVIPEASENLARFSKRYTNDEEVIQGTRMISENVETITVDCEDKIDCNPGKSHPTAFSSFSIPENSYYTDNSHVDKANAGYPPFPCPFCDRAYTSWGFRRRHIKAVHTSSPKLNCKWCAEILPNHAAWKTHVISCHNLSASDAHNGLLILEEAHMVLQIAHPTKLDTLVNIIKQSSHQTSRQPPD comes from the exons ATGGATAATCAGATATGTCTGAAGTGGAACAGTTTTTTGAACAATATTGCCACGAGCTTCGAGAGCCTCTGGGAAGAGGAGGGTCTCGTTGATGTTACGTTGGCTAGTGATGGACAGTGTTTGACTGCTCACAAGGTTATCTTGTCAGCCAGTAGtcctttttttaaaaaagtttttcag gCAAATCCATGTCAACACCCAGTAATAATCCTCCAGGATGTTCATTTCACTGAGCTCGAGGCTCTccttatatttatatataaagGTGAAGTGAATatcgaggagaaaaaattatcagcacTGCTGAAAGCAGCTGAGACCCTCCAAATTCGTGGACTATCTGGTAACGATTCATTGGCTAAGGATGTTTGCACGAAGCTCACAGACCTGGGACCTCCTATTCTAGAAAAGGTCATTCAAAATGCTGGTGAGGAAGTCCccaagaggaagaaaaaaaaagtggataaAGGAAATGACAGTTCTATTCTTGAAACTGCTCTGACACCGAAGAGGCCTAGGTCCATGAGTATGAGTGATACCTCCAGCAGTGAGAAGAGTAATAAAGATATGGATATGGATCATCTTACTGCCAATGCTGTTTATGATCCTCTTGAGATGAAA atAGAACCATTCGAAGTAAATCTCGAAGATCTTGAAAAAACAGATACTGAAGACGTTGAGCGAAACAGACTAGATCCAACGAGTCCAAACGACACTCAAG gcACATCGTCAATGCCATCGGTGACAGTGATACCAGAGGCCTCTGAAAATCTTGCGAGATTCAGTAAAAGATATACTAATGATGAGGAAGTCATTCAAGGCACGAGGATGATTTCcgaaaatgttgaaacaatTACAGTGGATTGCGAGGATAAGATTGATTGCAATCCTGGAAAATCTCATCCAACTgcattttcatctttttcaaTTCCGGAGAATTCTTATTATACTGATAATTCCCATGTGGACAAGGCCAATGCTGGGTACCCACCTTTTCCATGTCCATTCTGCGACCGAGCTTACACCTCCTGGGGATTCAGGAGGAGGCACATTAAAGCTGTTCATACAAGCTCACCCAAGCTCAATTGTAAATGGTGCGCAGAG ATACTACCAAACCATGCAGCTTGGAAAACACATGTAATATCCTGTCATAATTTATCAGCATCAGATGCCCACAATGGCCTCTTGATCCTGGAGGAGGCTCACATGGTCCTCCAGATAGCTCATCCAACAAAGCTCGACACTCTCGTCAATATAATAAAGCAAAGCTCTCACCAGACAAGTCGTCAGCCGCCCGACTAG
- the LOC135171308 gene encoding protein jim lovell-like isoform X2: protein MDNQICLKWNSFLNNIATSFESLWEEEGLVDVTLASDGQCLTAHKVILSASSPFFKKVFQANPCQHPVIILQDVHFTELEALLIFIYKGEVNIEEKKLSALLKAAETLQIRGLSEKVIQNAGEEVPKRKKKKVDKGNDSSILETALTPKRPRSMSMSDTSSSEKSNKDMDMDHLTANAVYDPLEMKIEPFEVNLEDLEKTDTEDVERNRLDPTSPNDTQGTSSMPSVTVIPEASENLARFSKRYTNDEEVIQGTRMISENVETITVDCEDKIDCNPGKSHPTAFSSFSIPENSYYTDNSHVDKANAGYPPFPCPFCDRAYTSWGFRRRHIKAVHTSSPKLNCKWCAEILPNHAAWKTHVISCHNLSASDAHNGLLILEEAHMVLQIAHPTKLDTLVNIIKQSSHQTSRQPPD, encoded by the exons ATGGATAATCAGATATGTCTGAAGTGGAACAGTTTTTTGAACAATATTGCCACGAGCTTCGAGAGCCTCTGGGAAGAGGAGGGTCTCGTTGATGTTACGTTGGCTAGTGATGGACAGTGTTTGACTGCTCACAAGGTTATCTTGTCAGCCAGTAGtcctttttttaaaaaagtttttcag gCAAATCCATGTCAACACCCAGTAATAATCCTCCAGGATGTTCATTTCACTGAGCTCGAGGCTCTccttatatttatatataaagGTGAAGTGAATatcgaggagaaaaaattatcagcacTGCTGAAAGCAGCTGAGACCCTCCAAATTCGTGGACTATCTG AAAAGGTCATTCAAAATGCTGGTGAGGAAGTCCccaagaggaagaaaaaaaaagtggataaAGGAAATGACAGTTCTATTCTTGAAACTGCTCTGACACCGAAGAGGCCTAGGTCCATGAGTATGAGTGATACCTCCAGCAGTGAGAAGAGTAATAAAGATATGGATATGGATCATCTTACTGCCAATGCTGTTTATGATCCTCTTGAGATGAAA atAGAACCATTCGAAGTAAATCTCGAAGATCTTGAAAAAACAGATACTGAAGACGTTGAGCGAAACAGACTAGATCCAACGAGTCCAAACGACACTCAAG gcACATCGTCAATGCCATCGGTGACAGTGATACCAGAGGCCTCTGAAAATCTTGCGAGATTCAGTAAAAGATATACTAATGATGAGGAAGTCATTCAAGGCACGAGGATGATTTCcgaaaatgttgaaacaatTACAGTGGATTGCGAGGATAAGATTGATTGCAATCCTGGAAAATCTCATCCAACTgcattttcatctttttcaaTTCCGGAGAATTCTTATTATACTGATAATTCCCATGTGGACAAGGCCAATGCTGGGTACCCACCTTTTCCATGTCCATTCTGCGACCGAGCTTACACCTCCTGGGGATTCAGGAGGAGGCACATTAAAGCTGTTCATACAAGCTCACCCAAGCTCAATTGTAAATGGTGCGCAGAG ATACTACCAAACCATGCAGCTTGGAAAACACATGTAATATCCTGTCATAATTTATCAGCATCAGATGCCCACAATGGCCTCTTGATCCTGGAGGAGGCTCACATGGTCCTCCAGATAGCTCATCCAACAAAGCTCGACACTCTCGTCAATATAATAAAGCAAAGCTCTCACCAGACAAGTCGTCAGCCGCCCGACTAG
- the LOC135171308 gene encoding zinc finger and BTB domain-containing protein 43-like isoform X4, which translates to MDNQICLKWNSFLNNIATSFESLWEEEGLVDVTLASDGQCLTAHKVILSASSPFFKKVFQANPCQHPVIILQDVHFTELEALLIFIYKGEVNIEEKKLSALLKAAETLQIRGLSGNDSLAKDVCTKLTDLGPPILEKVIQNAGEEVPKRKKKKVDKGNDSSILETALTPKRPRSMSMSDTSSSEKSNKDMDMDHLTANAVYDPLEMKIEPFEVNLEDLEKTDTEDVERNRLDPTSPNDTQGTSSMPSVTVIPEASENLARFSKRYTNDEEVIQGTRMISENVETITVDCEDKIDCNPGKSHPTAFSSFSIPENSYYTDNSHVDKANAGYPPFPCPFCDRAYTSWGFRRRHIKAVHTSSPKLNCK; encoded by the exons ATGGATAATCAGATATGTCTGAAGTGGAACAGTTTTTTGAACAATATTGCCACGAGCTTCGAGAGCCTCTGGGAAGAGGAGGGTCTCGTTGATGTTACGTTGGCTAGTGATGGACAGTGTTTGACTGCTCACAAGGTTATCTTGTCAGCCAGTAGtcctttttttaaaaaagtttttcag gCAAATCCATGTCAACACCCAGTAATAATCCTCCAGGATGTTCATTTCACTGAGCTCGAGGCTCTccttatatttatatataaagGTGAAGTGAATatcgaggagaaaaaattatcagcacTGCTGAAAGCAGCTGAGACCCTCCAAATTCGTGGACTATCTGGTAACGATTCATTGGCTAAGGATGTTTGCACGAAGCTCACAGACCTGGGACCTCCTATTCTAGAAAAGGTCATTCAAAATGCTGGTGAGGAAGTCCccaagaggaagaaaaaaaaagtggataaAGGAAATGACAGTTCTATTCTTGAAACTGCTCTGACACCGAAGAGGCCTAGGTCCATGAGTATGAGTGATACCTCCAGCAGTGAGAAGAGTAATAAAGATATGGATATGGATCATCTTACTGCCAATGCTGTTTATGATCCTCTTGAGATGAAA atAGAACCATTCGAAGTAAATCTCGAAGATCTTGAAAAAACAGATACTGAAGACGTTGAGCGAAACAGACTAGATCCAACGAGTCCAAACGACACTCAAG gcACATCGTCAATGCCATCGGTGACAGTGATACCAGAGGCCTCTGAAAATCTTGCGAGATTCAGTAAAAGATATACTAATGATGAGGAAGTCATTCAAGGCACGAGGATGATTTCcgaaaatgttgaaacaatTACAGTGGATTGCGAGGATAAGATTGATTGCAATCCTGGAAAATCTCATCCAACTgcattttcatctttttcaaTTCCGGAGAATTCTTATTATACTGATAATTCCCATGTGGACAAGGCCAATGCTGGGTACCCACCTTTTCCATGTCCATTCTGCGACCGAGCTTACACCTCCTGGGGATTCAGGAGGAGGCACATTAAAGCTGTTCATACAAGCTCACCCAAGCTCAATTGTAAATG A
- the LOC135171308 gene encoding uncharacterized protein LOC135171308 isoform X3, translated as MDNQICLKWNSFLNNIATSFESLWEEEGLVDVTLASDGQCLTAHKVILSASSPFFKKVFQANPCQHPVIILQDVHFTELEALLIFIYKGEVNIEEKKLSALLKAAETLQIRGLSGNDSLAKDVCTKLTDLGPPILEKVIQNAGEEVPKRKKKKVDKGNDSSILETALTPKRPRSMSMSDTSSSEKSNKDMDMDHLTANAVYDPLEMKIEPFEVNLEDLEKTDTEDVERNRLDPTSPNDTQGNVRDPMEEISGSLSSPSGLTEAKAVLYPYQQLPYADLLPSPEIIGSWATSRPTDHLACDIMKLLFTSEERIMCNVNGKMGKRQFDSNKIRLIREVLLHFTGMSANSVEWEEAWKTCVTKIDTSNRGLKRYLCQRRAVFTQ; from the exons ATGGATAATCAGATATGTCTGAAGTGGAACAGTTTTTTGAACAATATTGCCACGAGCTTCGAGAGCCTCTGGGAAGAGGAGGGTCTCGTTGATGTTACGTTGGCTAGTGATGGACAGTGTTTGACTGCTCACAAGGTTATCTTGTCAGCCAGTAGtcctttttttaaaaaagtttttcag gCAAATCCATGTCAACACCCAGTAATAATCCTCCAGGATGTTCATTTCACTGAGCTCGAGGCTCTccttatatttatatataaagGTGAAGTGAATatcgaggagaaaaaattatcagcacTGCTGAAAGCAGCTGAGACCCTCCAAATTCGTGGACTATCTGGTAACGATTCATTGGCTAAGGATGTTTGCACGAAGCTCACAGACCTGGGACCTCCTATTCTAGAAAAGGTCATTCAAAATGCTGGTGAGGAAGTCCccaagaggaagaaaaaaaaagtggataaAGGAAATGACAGTTCTATTCTTGAAACTGCTCTGACACCGAAGAGGCCTAGGTCCATGAGTATGAGTGATACCTCCAGCAGTGAGAAGAGTAATAAAGATATGGATATGGATCATCTTACTGCCAATGCTGTTTATGATCCTCTTGAGATGAAA atAGAACCATTCGAAGTAAATCTCGAAGATCTTGAAAAAACAGATACTGAAGACGTTGAGCGAAACAGACTAGATCCAACGAGTCCAAACGACACTCAAG GGAATGTTAGAGATCCAATGGAAGAGATTTCTGGTTCGCTGTCAAGCCCTTCAGGACTTACGGAGGCAAAAGCTGTACTTTATCCTTATCAACAATTACCATATGCTGATTTACTACCGAGCCCTGAAATCATTGGATCTTGGGCAACATCGAGACCTACGGATCATCTGGCTTGTGATATCATGAAGTTATTGTTTACATCTGAAGAGAGGATAATGTGTAATGTCAatggaaaaatgggaaaacgaCAGTTTGATAGTAACAAAATAAGACTCATCAGGGAAGTTTTACTGCATTTTACTGGAATGTCAGCGAATAGTGTGGAATGGGAGGAAGCGTGGAAGACTTGTGTTACAAAGATTGATACTAGTAATAGGGGGTTGAAGAGGTATCTCTGTCAGAGGAGGGCTGTTTTCACTCAATGA
- the LOC135171306 gene encoding RUN domain-containing protein 1 isoform X1, with product MATQDEEYVKSDEFDTSDENERPSGERWAPVGANDGDSDFTDDYKCSDNMESISYNMDRLKLLEEEQEMLNSSLIALTTHFAQVQFRLRQIVDAPTDEKEKLLKELEEFAFRGIPDVPNTVALRNRSSSSSISLCENNGCSAYDEEVESKIALQKSKQRELIEQLKVQLEDLEKYAYETDGQDLPQSVILERQNMIINHLKEKLNFEVDDLCKLPLDDLRWQVDHAINEIVSPLKMKEQLVNQLKTQVADLERFIHYLQGEVSSETLACTCACPVHTTGLKPSQKSKRQIPLMDRNDDSHTKTLNTVRKVITLLHIYLMSQLGCSSDRTRGKKDSKTTWRDLRTRLDIAIEHVLEIAAESEESHSDPHDNDDDDDIDLYTSDCESPKQHTHAKMTSAVRKHLAVCIRDLMAHGLSSDVRSNSVVPFVGCFPQRKNITVDQMHPWELIIKYYEFKNGHRYNSSPAQKLSQSFNLALVNERTVSPKQSLLTTVGNIVASHSQYKRSYNSHFKAFICAALNAKKLVPWLRLILQCQYLLENHYMSWSYVVKTGFQDAFHALDRLTTTPFDLPVDLAVRQFQNIKDAF from the exons ATG GCAACACAAGACGAGGAATACGTCAAGAGCGACGAGTTTGATACGTCTGATGAGAATGAGAGACCATCAGGGGAAAGATGGGCACCTGTTGGGGCTAATGATGGGGACAGTGATTTCACTGATGACTACAAGTGTTCTGACAATATGGAAAG TATTTCTTATAATATGGACAGGCTTAAGTTGCTCGAGGAGGAACAGGAAATGCTCAACTCTTCGCTAATAGCATTAACTACGCATTTTGCACAG GTGCAATTTCGATTGCGACAAATTGTGGACGCACCCACagatgagaaagaaaaactcCTGAAGGAACTCGAGGAGTTTGCCTTCAGGGGAATTCCAGATGTTCCAAATACAGTTGCACTGAGGAACAGATCCTCCTCTTCGTCCatttctctatgtgaaaat AATGGGTGCAGTGCTTATGATGAAGAAGTGGAATCCAAGATAGCCCTACAGAAGTCTAAGCAACGAGAATTAATCGAACAGTTGAAAGTTCAACTAGAGGACCTTGAAAAATATGCATATGAAACTGATGGCCAGGACTTGCCACAGAGTGTGATTTTAGAGCGACAAAACATGATAATTA AccatttgaaagaaaaattaaacttcGAAGTAGACGACCTCTGTAAACTTCCCCTGGACGACCTCCGCTGGCAGGTGGACCACGCGATAAACGAAATAGTCAGCCctttaaaaatgaaagaacaGCTGGTGAACCAGCTAAAGACACAGGTAGCAGACCTAGAGCGTTTCATCCACTACCTCCAGGGTGAGGTGAGCTCAGAAACTCTAGCCTGCACCTGTGCCTGTCCTGTTCACACAACTGGGCTAAAGCCTTCGCAAAAATCTAAGCGCCAGATTCCTCTGATGGATCGAAACGACGATAGTCATACAAAAACCCTGAATACAGTTCGAAAAGTCATAACTCTTCTCCACATCTACCTGATGTCACAATTAGGTTGCAGTAGTGATAGAACTCGAGGGAAAAAAGACAGTAAGACCACCTGGAGGGACTTGAGAACTCGCCTGGACATCGCCATTGAGCACGTCCTGGAAATTGCTGCTGAAAGCGAGGAGAGTCACTCTGATCCACATGAtaacgatgatgatgatgacatCGATCTATACACATCTGATTGTGAATCCCCTAAGCAACATACACACGCAAAAATGACTTCTGCAGTAAGAAAACACCTGGCTGTCTGCATCAGAGACCTCATGGCCCATGGCCTGAGCTCTGATGTTCGTTCCAACAGTGTTGTACCCTTCGTGGGCTGTTTTCcacagagaaaaaatataactgTCGATCAAATGCACCCCTGGGAGCTCATCAttaaatactatgaatttaaaaatggaCACAGATATAACTCTAGCCCAGCCCAGAAACTCTCTCAGAGCTTCAACCTTGCTCTAGTCAATGAGAGAACTGTCTCACCGAAGCAGAGTCTTCTCACTACTGTCGGGAACATTGTCGCGAGCCATTCGcaatataaacgaagttataaTTCCCACTTCAAGGCTTTCATCTGTGCAGCTTTGAATGCTAAAAAATTGGTACCCTGGCTACGGCTTATCCTTCAGTGTCAGTATTTATTAGAGAATCACTATATGTCTTGGAGTTATGTCGTGAAAACCGGATTTCAAGATGCATTTCATGCACTTGATCGTCTAACTACAACCCCCTTTGATCTTCCGGTCGACCTGGCAGTCCGGCAATTCCAAAATATCAAGGATGCATTTTGA
- the LOC135171306 gene encoding RUN domain-containing protein 1 isoform X2 has translation MDRLKLLEEEQEMLNSSLIALTTHFAQVQFRLRQIVDAPTDEKEKLLKELEEFAFRGIPDVPNTVALRNRSSSSSISLCENNGCSAYDEEVESKIALQKSKQRELIEQLKVQLEDLEKYAYETDGQDLPQSVILERQNMIINHLKEKLNFEVDDLCKLPLDDLRWQVDHAINEIVSPLKMKEQLVNQLKTQVADLERFIHYLQGEVSSETLACTCACPVHTTGLKPSQKSKRQIPLMDRNDDSHTKTLNTVRKVITLLHIYLMSQLGCSSDRTRGKKDSKTTWRDLRTRLDIAIEHVLEIAAESEESHSDPHDNDDDDDIDLYTSDCESPKQHTHAKMTSAVRKHLAVCIRDLMAHGLSSDVRSNSVVPFVGCFPQRKNITVDQMHPWELIIKYYEFKNGHRYNSSPAQKLSQSFNLALVNERTVSPKQSLLTTVGNIVASHSQYKRSYNSHFKAFICAALNAKKLVPWLRLILQCQYLLENHYMSWSYVVKTGFQDAFHALDRLTTTPFDLPVDLAVRQFQNIKDAF, from the exons ATGGACAGGCTTAAGTTGCTCGAGGAGGAACAGGAAATGCTCAACTCTTCGCTAATAGCATTAACTACGCATTTTGCACAG GTGCAATTTCGATTGCGACAAATTGTGGACGCACCCACagatgagaaagaaaaactcCTGAAGGAACTCGAGGAGTTTGCCTTCAGGGGAATTCCAGATGTTCCAAATACAGTTGCACTGAGGAACAGATCCTCCTCTTCGTCCatttctctatgtgaaaat AATGGGTGCAGTGCTTATGATGAAGAAGTGGAATCCAAGATAGCCCTACAGAAGTCTAAGCAACGAGAATTAATCGAACAGTTGAAAGTTCAACTAGAGGACCTTGAAAAATATGCATATGAAACTGATGGCCAGGACTTGCCACAGAGTGTGATTTTAGAGCGACAAAACATGATAATTA AccatttgaaagaaaaattaaacttcGAAGTAGACGACCTCTGTAAACTTCCCCTGGACGACCTCCGCTGGCAGGTGGACCACGCGATAAACGAAATAGTCAGCCctttaaaaatgaaagaacaGCTGGTGAACCAGCTAAAGACACAGGTAGCAGACCTAGAGCGTTTCATCCACTACCTCCAGGGTGAGGTGAGCTCAGAAACTCTAGCCTGCACCTGTGCCTGTCCTGTTCACACAACTGGGCTAAAGCCTTCGCAAAAATCTAAGCGCCAGATTCCTCTGATGGATCGAAACGACGATAGTCATACAAAAACCCTGAATACAGTTCGAAAAGTCATAACTCTTCTCCACATCTACCTGATGTCACAATTAGGTTGCAGTAGTGATAGAACTCGAGGGAAAAAAGACAGTAAGACCACCTGGAGGGACTTGAGAACTCGCCTGGACATCGCCATTGAGCACGTCCTGGAAATTGCTGCTGAAAGCGAGGAGAGTCACTCTGATCCACATGAtaacgatgatgatgatgacatCGATCTATACACATCTGATTGTGAATCCCCTAAGCAACATACACACGCAAAAATGACTTCTGCAGTAAGAAAACACCTGGCTGTCTGCATCAGAGACCTCATGGCCCATGGCCTGAGCTCTGATGTTCGTTCCAACAGTGTTGTACCCTTCGTGGGCTGTTTTCcacagagaaaaaatataactgTCGATCAAATGCACCCCTGGGAGCTCATCAttaaatactatgaatttaaaaatggaCACAGATATAACTCTAGCCCAGCCCAGAAACTCTCTCAGAGCTTCAACCTTGCTCTAGTCAATGAGAGAACTGTCTCACCGAAGCAGAGTCTTCTCACTACTGTCGGGAACATTGTCGCGAGCCATTCGcaatataaacgaagttataaTTCCCACTTCAAGGCTTTCATCTGTGCAGCTTTGAATGCTAAAAAATTGGTACCCTGGCTACGGCTTATCCTTCAGTGTCAGTATTTATTAGAGAATCACTATATGTCTTGGAGTTATGTCGTGAAAACCGGATTTCAAGATGCATTTCATGCACTTGATCGTCTAACTACAACCCCCTTTGATCTTCCGGTCGACCTGGCAGTCCGGCAATTCCAAAATATCAAGGATGCATTTTGA
- the LOC135171311 gene encoding pheromone-binding protein-related protein 6-like isoform X2, whose protein sequence is MRKYVGFLCLILQVSIGHCGPVGRPDFVSDEMIALAASVVNACQTQTGVATADIEAVRNGQWLNSTPLKCYMYCLWEQFGLVDDKRELSLNGMLTFFQRIPAYRAEVQTAIRECKKIADGDNCQYAYTFNLCYSKLSPRTYYLF, encoded by the exons ATGAGGAAGTACGTTGGTTTCCTATGTCTAATTCTTCAGGTGTCAATTGGACACTGTGGG CCGGTTGGGCGACCCGATTTCGTCTCAGATGAAATGATTGCATTGGCAGCAAGTGTTGTCAATGCATGTCAAACACAGACAGGCGTAGCTACAG CTGACATTGAGGCTGTCAGAAATGGACAATGGCTAAACTCAACACCCTTAAAG TGCTATATGTACTGCCTTTGGGAACAATTTGGTCTTGTCGATGACAAAAGAGAGCTCAGTCTCAACGGAATGCTAACATTTTTCCAACGAATACCAGCCTACAGGGCAGAAGTGCAAACAGCGATCAGAGAGTGCAAGAAGATTG CTGATGGAGACAACTGCCAGTACGCCTACACCTTCAACCTGTGCTATTCAAAACTATCCCCAAGG ACTTACTATTTGTTCTAA
- the LOC135171311 gene encoding pheromone-binding protein-related protein 6-like isoform X1 has translation MRKYVGFLCLILQVSIGHCGPVGRPDFVSDEMIALAASVVNACQTQTGVATADIEAVRNGQWLNSTPLKCYMYCLWEQFGLVDDKRELSLNGMLTFFQRIPAYRAEVQTAIRECKKIGKFFADGDNCQYAYTFNLCYSKLSPRTYYLF, from the exons ATGAGGAAGTACGTTGGTTTCCTATGTCTAATTCTTCAGGTGTCAATTGGACACTGTGGG CCGGTTGGGCGACCCGATTTCGTCTCAGATGAAATGATTGCATTGGCAGCAAGTGTTGTCAATGCATGTCAAACACAGACAGGCGTAGCTACAG CTGACATTGAGGCTGTCAGAAATGGACAATGGCTAAACTCAACACCCTTAAAG TGCTATATGTACTGCCTTTGGGAACAATTTGGTCTTGTCGATGACAAAAGAGAGCTCAGTCTCAACGGAATGCTAACATTTTTCCAACGAATACCAGCCTACAGGGCAGAAGTGCAAACAGCGATCAGAGAGTGCAAGAAGATTGGTAAATTCTtcg CTGATGGAGACAACTGCCAGTACGCCTACACCTTCAACCTGTGCTATTCAAAACTATCCCCAAGG ACTTACTATTTGTTCTAA
- the LOC135171312 gene encoding general odorant-binding protein 83a-like, translating into MAKHILSAIILFCLLSYISTGPIPKEFQEVAGDIRKVCIEETGTTVDLIERAGKGDFAEDDKLKCYLKCLFAQFGLISKKGLNFEQLVKVAPPDMKDMAKQLGVTCKDIKMNAAGDQCDLSYHMSKCFFNTFPDQYFIM; encoded by the exons ATGGCTAAGCATATACTAAGTGCAATCATTTTGTTCTGCCTGCTGAGCTACATTTCAACTGGG CCCATTCCGAAAGAATTTCAAGAAGTTGCTGGAGACATTCGCAAGGTTTGCATTGAAGAGACGGGTACCACTGttg ACCTAATTGAAAGAGCTGGAAAGGGCGATTTTGCTGAGGACGACAAATTGAAATGTTATCTCAAGTGCTTATTTGCACAATTTGGACTG ATCTCGAAAAAGGGACTGAACTTTGAACAACTGGTTAAAGTCGCTCCCCCAGATATGAAGGACATGGCAAAACAACTCGGAGTGACTTGCAAGGATATCa aGATGAACGCAGCAGGAGATCAATGCGATCTCTCTTATCACATGTCTAAATGTTTCTTCAATACTTTCCCTGAC CAATATTTCATCATGTAA